The genomic segment GTTGGACCTAAACCCAATCCAATATAAGGCTGGGTCGGTCGGACCGAGTCCAGTGCTAAAATTTCAGAGCCAACAGGTTTTCGGATTGAGTCGAGTTTATATATAATCCGgccccaacccaaaaaattcggaTCCGGGTTTAGTCCAGCTTGagtcttcctctcttcatccactatttcacctttttttttcttcagttaCTTTTCCTCTCAAAAGGTGCCTTCAGTCTCCTCCTAAAACCAGATGGTACAACAGTTAGAATATCATGTCCCCAAACTTCAATGCTGAAATTTACGGTAACATACCAAGCTCTTGTTCGCTTTTTTTTATAGTGATGCACTAAAAAAGTGACAGTAGGAAtataagaaaatatttcaacttatattaatttttatgaGAGACAGCAACAACAAGAACAACAACTACTATTTTTGTAGACCTTTCTTGTGTCTCATCCCCTTGTTAATTTTCATTCTATATCTTTATCTATCTGACGACCATAGAATATGATCTATTCTATATCTTAATTTTCCTATTGCTAAAGTAGACCTAAAAGCTCACcataaaagaatataaaagaatATGTAACGTTCAATAGTTTTAACCAACCCATTTAACTAATTCATACTTTAACTTGCATAGTTCAAATTTAAAAGCATACAATCAATCAACTTAGTGCTAACTCTCAAGGTTGAAAACTCAAAATTACTCAAATTCAAATGCATAGGGTCGGGTCTGAATTTAGTAAACCCAGATCCGATCCAAAAAATGgaatgggtccaattttagaactCGATCCGACTCTACGGATCCTTCAAAATAGGTCGAGTCGGATCTAAACGGATCGAGTCACAGGCCAAGTTGACCCATTTGCATCTTTAAATCTAAtacagttaaaaaaaaaaataagtaattGCCGTAAAAGATAAACTATGGGATCCAAGCCAAATTCTGCGAAAAACCACTTTCCTCCTGCTTTAGCCTTTCGGTTTGGTAGCCGGTGCGTGGTCGTTTCTTGGCCTTTAATCTTTTTGACTCGTTGTCGTCACCCATTCCAATGGAAGATGCCCATGTCACGACTCACGGGCTCCTTTATTCTTAGTCGGCacatttattaaaatttttatcaaaAGTTAGTTGATAGATTCTTTTCCCTTACGTGTATGCATTGAACTTCTTTTCTCACCCTACGACAAAAATCTTGCATCCGGTCGCATGCGCGTTTAGCCTGTCCCTCGAAGGTGAAACCTACCATAGAGCTCAAGatcgacctttttttttttaatctctcaATTTCACACCAAAGAACTTGTGGAGTGAATAGGTGGACCATCTAATTCAATGAATCTCCGTTCTCCTGATAGCAGCTATCGAGAGCTACACAGTTATCATGCCTCCAGCCCGAGATCGTGAGTCAAGAGTCGCGTCAGCCGCTGTATATTTATAGAGATTTCTTTCTACAAGTATGTACTGCATCTCCACATGATATCGTAAACATGCAGtgtaataatttaaataataatatttaaattttattttaaatactaACTCAAAAATTAAAAGGTATCCTAATTCCAACATTATTCTAAAGCAATACATCAGTTTAaataaatctaatttaagataatcTATGGAAAAGTCCTACAATTTGCTCTCCCATATTGATACTCCTATCAGATTAGTTTTCTGAATCTgtaaaagaaataagaagtCATATGATGAGCTAAATAACTCAGTAAACAATGAACACTTTAACCAGATTAAGTAAGCAATAAATTAAGTAATTATTTACAGAAAATAagcatacaaaatttattaATTCAAAACCAAATCCAGATATGCAGTATTATCGAAACATTACACATGCTAAAttcaatttttcttaaaatctaaatgtcgttcataaatcaatttctttcaaatcaTCAAATTCAACTCGACAACCAAGAATTATAACCACATCAAAGTGCCACCGCATAACCCCCAATGGCAGGGTATCAAAGTACTAACGTATACCTCCACTGGCAGGATATCGAAATGTCAATGTACAACCCCTACTAGCAGAGTATGAAAGTGCCAACATACAACCCCCATGGGTAAGGTATCGAAATGTCGATGTACAACCTTCACTGGTAGGGATCAAAGTGCTAACGTACAACCCCACTAGCAGGGTATCAAAATGCCAACATAGAACCCCCACTGGTAGGGTATCAAAATATAGTTTAGTTGCGAGTCCAAATCTATTTCAaatcaaaattctttttctcACAAGCATGTTCAATATTCCAAATCGTAAAATACATAAAATCACACGATATTGAAATCAACTGAGCATAATGCATATCAAAACCAATACGTTCCATCAAGCATCATAAGATATTCtaaaaaagatatatataataatacattatgcatcaaattcataaatcaaaaataatttGATTCAGAAAATATTTGTAATTGAACCCAAGACTTTGGCGAGCGCTTAACTAAAATCTTTAGTGAGCACCGTAAATAATGACTGTTGGAAgtcaagaggagaaagaaaaggaaccaaCGATGGTCTACCAGTGGTGATCGGCAAAATCTGTCGATGATGACGTGAAAGGAGTGTGGGGTTCTTCAAATAGCCGTTGGAGGCTAAGTTTCCAAGCATCTATAGCGAATCGAGATGGGAGAGTCCGTCTCCCACTCCAAATAAggctttatctttttttttttcatctcctACTCCAACTCTTACATTTGGACTGGTTAAGTGGACTAGGCCCAGTTTTTTATTAGCTGGGTTGGATATTACAATAGCACTCTACAACAATTGCAGCAAATAGAGGCTAAGCTACAAACCTTGTTGTAACCTCTTTTGGCAATAGTGGTCCAGCTATAGGCATCCAATTGCATGCATTGCAGCTATGGACTTACAGTAAAACATAAGTTGCAGGCATTCAAACTGTCCCTaaaagttgaatctatcttgtAAGTGAATCATTGTCAAGACTATCGCCTGGCAATTGCACCCCTCTTCTATGTGGAAAAGTCTTAGCAGTTGTACAACCCTCCACCCCccaccacacacacacacacacacgcacacacacaaaACCAAGGCCGGCttgagccttaggcgactgaggcggtcgcctaaggcccccggccTGAGGAAGgccccgattttttttttttgcctaggATAGGAGGCACCGCTACAGTGTCAGTGCTTTCCGGCGGCAGCAAGCAGCAGGCTACGGGCTATAGGTAGGCGGGCAGAATTGACAAATAACGGGCTACAGTGTCAGTGCTTCCCCCCCTTCTCTCccagagcttttttttttctttcctgaaCCTTTTCTTTGTTGAACCTCCCCCCTTGAGGCTTCCCATTTCTCAAAGCTTCAGTttttgggccgcccctgctccGGAGTCTTGTCCggacctcctctcctctccagaCTCCAGCGACCCGCTCTCCTCGGCAGCTCGGCTCCTCCAACTTCCGGCCTCCGCCACTCCAGCCTCCGGCCTCCACGGCCTCTGGGCTCCATTGATCTCTCTCGATCTTGTCAGCGCCAGCGGTTCACAGACCACGGTCCACGTCCACCGTCCTCCGGCAGCCCGGCTCCGGCTACAAGAAGGCAAGAACCCGGGCTCCCTAGTCCCTCCTGGCTTCATCCCTCTCGATCTCGTCaacctcccttttttttcttttttgatctcTAATcttgttctattttttttttgtgaggaGGGATTTGCATGTCTGGAGGAGAGCGATGCACCACTCGAAGTTGAGGACTTGAGGGAGGGGGGTTTTGGGGCGGGTGAGCATGGGGGTGAGGTGGTGACTGGTGAGGGACAGAGGGAGGAGGGGGTGGGGACTGTGGGGTGTCTTCTGGAGAGGGATGGAGGGAGCCAGCCAGGCGCCAGCCAGGGAGGAATTGGGTCAGGGACTCAGGATGGAGGCTGAGGGGTTTAGTATGGTGGTGTGGTGCcgtggtggggggtttgggctGCATCTGGCCATTAAAGTAGAGGGGTGGGTTTTCCTGAGAATTGGGAGTGATATTGTGTGGTTTAATGAGCTcaacctccttttttttttttttttttttgtttgtgattgattagcTTTTCGAGGGGCCAGGGGGTGAGGTCTGTGGTGAGCATGATAAAAGAAAATGTCCTCTTCAACAAGGCCTTGGCTTGGGCTATCTTCTAATGTGATCAGGTATGTTGTAAATTCTTTGGGGGTAGGGCCTCTTCACATACATTGGAAAGCATTTGTGGTGTAGATGAATGCACATAGCTAGGTTGTTAAAGGGTGCTGAAAGGTTTAGATTTCTAAATACTAATAGCTGAGCATAAATGGGCCCTATTCTCATAGCTTTTCACTACTTGTAAGCACTAATTTCGGAACATCTAGTAGctattatttttaaatgaatttttaaaatattttgcatttattaaaaaaattattattttttaaaaaaaaggcctcttttaatgaattcgccttaggcccccaaatataTTGAGCCGCCCTTGCACAAAACACATTTAAAAGCAAAACTAAAAAAAGATAACAAAGGGTTAAACAACAAACTAAGCTCAAATTAGGTCTCCTTTAACTTAGGTTAACAAACCAATCTCTTTAGCGTGCACGTTTCGTAGAGcatctcttgaataaagtgATGAGAGAACGTTCTTAATAAATttaatatgaaaaattaatctCCGCTTTCCATTTGGCAAAAGTATGGTGGAGATACTTTTATGTTTGGATTAAAAAGTCTTTTGGGAATATATTGTTTCTAGAATGCTTACGTTGCCGATTCTGGTTCTGGTTACGTACTTCTCCCCTAACCACAGTGAAGTGCAACAATTTTTTTCTCAGGAAAACAATGTATCGTAATTATAAAATTAGAAGGAGATTAAGAGAATCTGAACCTCTACAAAGCTAAGAGAGAGACAACAACCAGGAAATGAGGCCGTGACACGTAAGTGCATGCACATTCCTCATCTTGttggtttcttttctttttccttttttttttaattttcatacAATACgcgtacgaatacatccaatagAGTCAAAAAATACTAACTCGTGGAGTGCTagtggcagctccccctccccGCCCAGAAGGTGTACCCTGAATGGTGAGCCGCAAAGGCAGCCATccagtcggccgccccattggcttctctcTAAACCAATCTCTAAATCTTGTTTGGTTTCTTTAGTCGGACAAATTTTAAGAGACTTTGGCATGGCTTCTTTGATTAGAAGAAACTTAGAAGGTACTCGgagtcaatcatcaatatgaccATCGCTGCCGAACAAGCCTTGTCCATGTTAGCCACAACCGTCCGATCCTAGCAATCCAATGAATGGTTCATGTGATTGTCTTAGATCTAGTATATAATATCCTTAAGATACATGATAGCTAGAGTAGGTACCATAAGATGACCATTCTAATGTATAACAAGTTGATTTTGAAGGTACAGAGAGGAGTTCCTTTTAAGATTTCTCTTATAATGATCTTACTAAGATAAGGTGATGTGGACTTCTTttctaggaaaaaaaatattctcagtGATTTCAAGTAATTCATAGATATGTTAGAACTTAGAAGTTCATGAATAATTTATCAAACTTATTGAAATTTTGGTTATTTCTGAATAATTTGAAGATCATTTTGACCATTCAGCTtgcggaaaaaaaagaaaagatggttaaaaatttaaaatacaatataataaGTACTTACGCAAACAAGCATATATACTTCTTTGGTGGTTGCCACACTCTGAAGATGGAATAACATTGTATATTCAAACTTTAAGGGAGATTTCGCTGTGTACTTGATATGGATAAATTTTTAACATTCTTATTAAATATTTGTTGATGCTTTGTCAttgtttcaaaagaaaaagaaaggtaagAAGAGAAGGCACACAATCCATGGCATATCTAAGGGCTACCATAGACCCTTTGAAATGACCAAGGCATATCTTTTAAGTAGTCCTGTGTCCTTGTGATTAAATAATACGTGTTTTCTCATGCACTTCATAGAATGATTGAATCCTAACATACGTGTACTTTCAACTTtgagaatgtttttttttgttttttttttttgctgagaaTGTTATTTTCAAACAAAGCTTTGCTCCTTCAACATAGCACTTGACTAGCCAAGGTGCATCTCAAGCTAGACCACCCAATAATTGTGCTTCCACTTGGATTTGTAATTGTGATTTGACATCTTTTGGGAGTAGGAACCTTAGGTTCAAGTACGGGAGTTGACCAACCATACTCGAATTTCTAGAAGAATTTGACTTATGGTCCTTCATGTGGACAAAGATAATGATCCTGATGGATGTCTGTCAAAGAACATTTTGAAACAAAGAACTTTAGCATTGTAGAGGATTAGCACTTAAATGCGTAAAAGTGGAAACaataataaaattcaaaataaagcaagacATATAACAAAGATAGCTAGTCTCAAAATTAATGATTTCTCTATTATTTAAATCATAAAATCTCGACCAAAACAAAGACTCGAGTGAAGCATCTCCTACCAAATGCGCTATCTGAGCAATAAGAGCACCGTGCCATGTGAGAAAACTATTAACAACACATTCGCATCACTCTAAAGCCAAAGCCGCCGCCAGCCTCAAACTTTTTTTCGCATTCACACTTAAGTACAGAAGGTTCATCCTCTCTGCAACACCATTACCATATCACTTTTCATCCCCACTCTATCTTCGCTCGGGGGCACCCTATACCCCCACGTCCTATCAATAAGCAAAGAGAAGGAGGCAAAAATGACATGGTTCAACTAAAGCCACGTCTATGATGTCACacaccaaaaatttaagcccaTAGAATCTCCTCATAGCCGCTATGTGCTCAACTTGCCCCAAAAGCTTAGAACTTCTACAACCACCGGGAAGGACGGAGAAGCCGTCCTCATGCCGGAGTTGTCATCCAGGGAAAGCAGGTCAAAAGGACAATCCACTTTTCGTTCCTACATATCGTTCATTAAAGAGATTTCAAGATTTAGAGAATATGTGGGCAAGGACACATTTTATTCACCATAGGGTTGCATGACAATCCCACTAACCCCAGTGGAGGCCCCAAAGGAGCAGGACTTCAAACATTCCACTGATAGCAACTCAAATCATACTCcatggagaggaaaaaaaaaaagtagattccaagatctGGGATTTGAGCATGATTTTGGAATGGATGCCCCCATCATCATTCAGCTCCTATATATATCAGCCTCTCCTTTACCATTTCATCCATCAAGCAACTAACAAGGTCCAACTGAGTTCCTCACTCGATCGAGTTAGTGTTCTTGGTGTTGTCTACTAGTGTAGATTAGCATTCTTGTAGATCATGTCAAGAGATCCACTTGTCGTAGGACACGTTGTCGGCGACGTGTTGGACCCGTTCTTCAAGTCCGCATCGCTTAGGGTTCTTTACAACAACAGGGAGCTGACGAATGGGTCCGAGCTCAAGCCATCGGCGGTGGTGCATGAGCCTAGGGTTGAGATCGGAGGACGTGACATGAGGACCCTTTACACACTTGTAAGTATCAATTTGCCTTACTCTAACTTCGTTTGTGAATGAAATGGATCTACCACTCCAAGTTAGCAATTTGTGGGCCTATCCACATATGTTAGTCCAAGAAAGCTCAAGTTCAGCTCATACAATTACTTTTAGGCCTTTTCAGCTGCGATAATTTGTTACCACTCAACGCTCTTTTGTTGTGGATCCCATCTGAGAACAGTGTTAACAAAAGTCATTCTCTCTTCAGTTGTTCCACTTTGAGAACAGCGTAAGCAGCTAATGTTAACAAAAGTCGTCTTCCCAAGAATCTTGACTACATTGTTGGCCAATATCTTAGATTGATAAGATCCTCTGACTTGCCGTTTCTGGAATAATTCTATTATCTTAGCATCTATTTGAAGAAGAACAAATCGCACGGCATTCCATAGAGTTCATGGCTTTATTGTGGACACTAAGATCCATTAAGATTTAGTGCTTCATTAACGGCACTAGTTGGAATGGTTTTGCCCCCTAATCAGTAACAAAGTAATGTGCTTACCTTTTCCCAAGGTGATGGTGGACCCTGATGCACCAAGTCCAAGCAATCCAACCAAAAGAGAGCACCTGCACTGGTAAATATTCCTTATTTGTTACTGCTGATAGCAATACATAAAATTCCTTCTACTTCAAAGACTACTCATGAGTAAAGGAACATTTAGATCGACTCATCATCCTTTGATGTCTTTCAGGTTGGTGACAGACATTCCTGAAACAACTAATTCTAGTTTTGGTGAGTGATCACAGTGCCATTATTTCTCTGCAGTGAAATTACTCTATTAGCATTCAAATTAATTCTTCCCCCCTTAAACTTGCTACTCCTTAACATAAGCAAAATGCATGTGGTTCTCAATATTATAGCAAATATAAGTTGCTAGTAACTGCTTGGATTAAATTGGGTGGGCACTGCCCTCCCCTTACCTAATTATATGCAAGTCCATGAAAAATGCTATGTGGTATATCACGCATCCATGAGCATAAGATGAAGATAGTTTGTGGCAAGGGTGCTAAAGCAAGCACATGTATAAAGCACTAAACATGGTTCATGGGAGTCTTCAGTAGAAACATAAAATTTCATGATTTGAGTCACTTTTGTCATTATTACTAAGCAAACTGCTGACAGAAACCTGGCTAGAGTAATAGagattttctcccttttttctttgaaaaaagcaaaaaaaaaagaaggggaagaggggggggggggggggggggggggggggggggggcgtggGGAGAatttcttgctttctttctGTCATGCAAACTTTCCATGTCCAAGGGGATGATGAAGGTTAGGTTCAAGAAAccgagctctctctctctctgtgcacACGCGCGTGCATGCATTTGTGACATGTGTGCACGCGGGCactcatgtctatatatataatcCCTTGATAACTTGGTGATCTCATGCATTAGATCAGAGTTGCATGAAATTTAAGTATGCAGGTGTTCTGATATTTTCTCTGCCTTTTCCTGGGGATTCTTTCAGGGTCATATGTTATAATGTAGGTCTTACGGtcataaatttaaaactaaagttttttaaatttattttgaatGCTAAAAGAATTACtgctattttcttttctatattcTGTATCCATGCCTTAGATACACCAGATGTATTTTCTTAGCTTTTTGAGCAAGCGTTTCGAAACCTAGTCACGAGGCTTGTGACAATAGATTCTGCTCTTTCTATTATCAATAAAAAGCCCTTTAAACTGTGACACTTGATTTTGATGTACTGTTTTAGGAAATGAAATAGTGTGCTATGAGAGTCCAAGACCAACAGCTGGGATTCATCgttttgtgtttgtgttgttccGACAAGAGGTCCGACAGACTATTTATGCACCTGGATGGCGACAAAACTTCAACACCAGGGATTTTGCAGCACTTTATAACCTTGGACTGCCTGTAGCTGCAATGTACTTCAACTGCCAAAGGGAGAATGGTTGTGGTGGAAGAAGGTATATCAGACTAACTGGTTCAAAATGATCAATTCATATTTTCTTCTCAATTGGAGCAAACATTAATGCAAGCATACAAATATGCACACAGGCAAGCACATAATATCATGACAGGAAACCCTATACCTCAAAATCTATTTGATTCAATCATTCATTgttagattgaatcaagggcttAATCAACTAAAAACTCCAATTCAGCTACAAATGTTCTACACAGTCTATGCTCTACAACTTTTTCGGCGACATCTCTACATGTTACTTTATTTCAGCAACTGATAATTTGAGTTTGACTTTTAGAATAGATTATGCTTGACAGGCTCCTCATTTTGAGAAGCATAGCTATCTATGCTCATATTTGGAGAATGTGAGTCTAGTCTGAAATCATCTAATTGAAGATCAATCATCAACCACATGAATAGGCCACCTTAACTAAATGATGATACATGAAACTTAGGTTATAACATAACAATGTCTATATATCATGTTGTTGTTGGAATACCCTAGCATGTTGATGTTTTAGGTTCTTCGGTGCTCCATTAGGCGTAGGGTGACCAATTAGGTCCTTATAGACTATTACAATCAAAAAGATGTTTCAGACTTCTATCAAGATTGTCATAAGCATCCTTGAGTTTGCATTGGTAGAAGATCATTGCTTAGACTTTCTGCATGTTGTTATGATGTACATTTGCTTGTATCATCAATGAGTTTTCATCAAGGTCCCCATTCATTTTTTTATGGGATATAGAGCTATTTCACATGTCATTCCTTATATCTAACATCCTAAAGTAACCTGGTTGTGTTCTAGTACTGGCATGTTGCTATATTAGATCCAAATTAGATCTGGAATTCTTCTTTGTACTAAAACAACAATTCCATAGCTTGACTAAGATGGATGCAATAGAGGTTCATCTATAGATCCAGGATTTTGTCAACATTAGAGAGCAAAATCATCACATGGATATCAATTATATTAAGAGACTAAAGCCTGAATCTGACAATACTTGCCCTCGTGCAGGTTTTAAATGCTCTCTTTTCTAGTGCATAAGGCATAAAATGTTCTTAAAAAAAACAGCTgattattaaattttatatacaAACTCAAAGAATGGTTTGTTGCATGTCAGGTATCACCCTGTCAGCGGATGGACATGATGACCTGTTCTGAAGTGTCAACCATTTGATAGGTCAGTCATACTAATTCAGGAATATTCCGTGTGAGGATGACTTATCATACAACAAATGGAGAAATGTTTATAATTCACAGTTTCCAGAGGTCCCCCTCCCCACGCCcctacaccccccccccccccccctctttttccctttttcttgttttcctcTTGTGTGTGTGCAAGTTTGCTTTGCTTCTCTAAGCTACTAAAGTGAAAAGGATTGTGCCGCAGTTCCAGAAAATGTCCTCTATTTTGCTGTATGATGTAAATGAAACTCATGGTGGAAGATATTGCAAATGCCGGTTGTGACAAGATTCCAATTGCCAAGActgcaaaaataaagataataaAAAATTCTTATTGTATATCAATAGGATACTTATCACAGTGATAGCAGAAAACCAAAGTTCCATCCAAGGGAAGCCACAGTCAAATATAAAGTAAGTCATTTGGAAAATGAAGTAAACACAATATTAACCAGAATCAAAGAGAATTTATATAAACCATCTTTTTATCATTCATTTTAGGTAATAAATTTTATGACCACATCTTTCTTAGTACTTTcaggtattaaaaaaaaagcataattTATATGCTTAGCAGATACTTGGGCTTAAAGGTCGCCACATGAGTTAAAATCTAATCTATTGAACCAAGGAAGTAAGCTCACCAGATAAGAAAAATAGACTTGGATATAAGTTGAGAAGTTAAAACTTCGGTATCATAAGTTGGAACATTCCTAAGGAAAAAGGGCTTCAAACAGATGTGTCTCCAAATGCTGACCTCAAACTCTATGTACAGAAGATTGTATTTAAGGAAGATCTCCTTTGACAGATGACTTTGGGGTCATTTGAGAAAGTTCCAACCTAATTCAAGAACATTAGCAATGAGCATAGAACTTATTTGTAACAAGCCAAAAATGCAAAATGAACTCAAGAGCATTATTTTACCAATCAACCAAATGAAGGAGAACGCAGTCACACCTTGCACTTTTCAGGAAAGGATTTGCCGTAAAATATGTTTACAACACCTTTAATCATTATGATGATGACTAGAATGACCTTGGGAGGCATATTTGGCACTAGTATTGGAACTAATCATCAATCATTTACTGCTTACTTTGGCCAAATCTACATTAGAAGCAGAATTGGGTAGTTCATAAACTAATCTACCTGCCAAACACTTACCTCCTAATTCTGTTGTTATTCTGCCACTAATAAATTTAACTGATAAATAAGTTTGTCAGATATCTACAAGAGCCTTCACCTCCTTATCACGGTCACGGTAACTGAATAATGAGCCCACAGGATTAGAGACCATCAACTTGCACTTGTTTTGCTAGGCTGTATAAGACCAGAAATATCTCATCCCTTTTGGGGTGGTTGCTCTCTCCAACTACAAATTCATGAGCTTTACCATCTACATCTATGACACTAGCCCCTGGTTCCTTTTTCATACCTTTCTCCCTCATCAACTTCCTCACACGTGTCACATCTCCCCACCTATCGCTTGTAGCATATATGTTGGAGAGGAGCACAAACACCCCACTGTCAGAAGGATCCAGCTCAAGAAGATGGCCGAGGATCTGTTGGGAGAGCTCCACATTCCCATGGGCTTTGCAAGAACTCAGCATTGCTCCCCATATAAGCACATCAGCTTTCATTGGCATGGATCTAACGAGTTCATGGGCTTCTGAAATGAGCCCAGCTCTGCAGAGCAGATCAATCAAGCATCCGTAATGCTCTACCCTTGGTGTGAGATTGTAGATTTCAGTCATGGATTTGAAATGGTGACGGCCTTCTTCCACCAAGCCTGAGTGAGAACAGGCACTGAGGATAGCTACGAAGGTCACCTCATTAGGATTAAACCCATTTCTAACCATCCGATCGAAGTGCTGGAGGGCTTCTTTACCACAACCATGTATCGCTAGGCCACCAAGCAATGCATTCCATGAGGAGACATTCCTGTGAGGCATCTTCTCGAAGGTGCGCATTGCCATCTCTAGGAGCCCACACTTGGCATACATGTCAACCATGGCGGTCCCTATATGAACATCCCACTCAATTCCCCAACGCTCAATGTAATCATGGACCCATTTCCCTGAATCTAGTAATCCCAAGCTCGCACAAGCTGAAAGAACACTAGACAAAGTTACCTTGTCTGGCTCCAACCCTGAGGCACACATCTCATGAAACATTTCTATAGCTTCCTTGGGTTGCTTGCATTGCACCAGCCCACTTATGATACTTGTCCAAGAAACTATGTCTCTCTCCTGGAGCTCCTCAAAGATCCGCCTTGCCTCATCCAAACACTCACACTTCACATACATATCCAAAAGAGCATTTCCCACAACCACTCCAAACTCCccttcatgcttcaagatcaaccCATGAATTCCTTTACCCGTGTTTACATCCCCCAGCCTACCACAAGCAACAAGCGCACACACTAGAGTCGCCATGTTCGGTTCCACATCCATCAAAGCAAACAACTCCAGCG from the Phoenix dactylifera cultivar Barhee BC4 chromosome 14, palm_55x_up_171113_PBpolish2nd_filt_p, whole genome shotgun sequence genome contains:
- the LOC103717527 gene encoding pentatricopeptide repeat-containing protein At4g38010, with protein sequence MRVASSAHPLKSPLLSLLHEPVAIKSFNQIHALLLTSGFYKDSLVLAKFAELLALSTHPSSAYKVLRQIHHHPIPFVFNSLISGYARSKAPQSAFLLFKHLVGNGAPIDNHTLPAVLKSCTKFSGIGEARQLHGVAIKVGFLCDLYVQNALVHVYGTCGGYADAGDLFEEMPVRDVVSWTALISAYVKGGFFIRALELFALMDVEPNMATLVCALVACGRLGDVNTGKGIHGLILKHEGEFGVVVGNALLDMYVKCECLDEARRIFEELQERDIVSWTSIISGLVQCKQPKEAIEMFHEMCASGLEPDKVTLSSVLSACASLGLLDSGKWVHDYIERWGIEWDVHIGTAMVDMYAKCGLLEMAMRTFEKMPHRNVSSWNALLGGLAIHGCGKEALQHFDRMVRNGFNPNEVTFVAILSACSHSGLVEEGRHHFKSMTEIYNLTPRVEHYGCLIDLLCRAGLISEAHELVRSMPMKADVLIWGAMLSSCKAHGNVELSQQILGHLLELDPSDSGVFVLLSNIYATSDRWGDVTRVRKLMREKGMKKEPGASVIDVDGKAHEFVVGESNHPKRDEIFLVLYSLAKQVQVDGL
- the LOC103717552 gene encoding protein FLOWERING LOCUS T-like, yielding MSRDPLVVGHVVGDVLDPFFKSASLRVLYNNRELTNGSELKPSAVVHEPRVEIGGRDMRTLYTLVMVDPDAPSPSNPTKREHLHWLVTDIPETTNSSFGNEIVCYESPRPTAGIHRFVFVLFRQEVRQTIYAPGWRQNFNTRDFAALYNLGLPVAAMYFNCQRENGCGGRRYHPVSGWT